In one window of Sardina pilchardus chromosome 23, fSarPil1.1, whole genome shotgun sequence DNA:
- the mrasb gene encoding ras-related protein M-Ras has protein sequence MATSAVPSDNLPTYKLVVVGDGGVGKSALTIQFFQKIFVPDYDPTIEDSYLKHTEIDGQWAILDVLDTAGQEEFSAMREQYMRTGDGFLIVFSVTDKASFEHVDRFHQLILRVKDRESFPMVLVANKVDLVHLRKISSEQGREMATKHCITYIETSAKDPPMNVDKAFHELVRVIRQQIPERGQKKKKKAKWRADRPTGSHKLHCVIF, from the exons ATGGCGACCAGCGCGGTGCCCAGCGACAACCTCCCCACGTAcaagctggtggtggtgggcgacGGGGGCGTCGGCAAGAGCGCGCTCACCATCCAGTTCTTCCAGAAGATCTTCGTGCCCGACTACGACCCCACCATCGAGGACTCCTACCTGAAGCACACAGAGATCGATGGGCAGTGGGCCATCTTAGATG tCCTGGACACGGCTGGCCAGGAGGAGTTCAGTGCCATGCGGGAGCAGTACATGCGGACGGGCGACGGCTTCCTCATCGTCTTCTCCGTCACAGACAAGGCCAGCTTTGAGCACGTGGACCGCTTCCACCAGCTCATCCTCAGGGTCAAAGAcag GGAGTCTTTTCCAATGGTCCTGGTAGCCAACAAAGTGGACCTGGTGCACCTACGCAAAATCTCCTCAGAGCAGGGGCGGGAGATGGCCACCAAACactgc ATAACCTACATTGAAACAAGTGCCAAGGACCCTCCCATGAATGTGGACAAAGCCTTTCACGAACTGGTGCGCGTCATCAG GCAACAGATTCCAGAGCGTGgtcagaagaaaaagaagaaagccAAGTGGCGAGCTGACCGACCTACCGGATCTCACAAACTGCACTGCGTCATCTTCTGA